Proteins from one Portunus trituberculatus isolate SZX2019 chromosome 38, ASM1759143v1, whole genome shotgun sequence genomic window:
- the LOC123515141 gene encoding tubulin beta-1 chain, which yields MREIVHIQTGQCGNQIGTKFWEIISDEHGIQPTGEYTGADKDLMELQLERINVYYNEGNQGKYVPRAVLVDLEPGTMDSVRAGPHGQLFKPDSFVFGQSGAGNNWAKGHYTEGAELVDSVLDVIRKEAEKCDCLQGFQLTHSLGGGTGSGMGTLLVSKIREEFPDRIMNTFSVVPSPKVSDTVVEPYNATLSIHQLVENTDETYCIDNEALYDICFRTLKLQNPTYGDLNHLVSLTMSGVTTCFRFPGQLNADLRKLAVNMVPFPRLHFFMPGFAPLTARGSQQYRALTVPELTQQMFDAKNMMAACDPRHGRYLTVAAIFRGRMSMKEVDEQMYNIQNKNSSFFVEWIPNNVKTAVCDIPPRGIKMASTFIGNSTAIQELFKRVSEQFTAMFRRKAFLHWYTGEGMDEMEFTEAESNMNDLVSEYQQYQEATADDEAEFEEEGEVEGEYA from the exons ATGAGGGAAATTGTGCATATCCAGACCGGCCAGTGCGGCAACCAGATTGGAACAAAG TTCTGGGAAATTATCAGCGACGAACATGGCATCCAGCCCACCGGGGAGTACACAGGTGCCGATAAGGACCTGATGGAACTCCAGCTGGAGCGCATCAATGTCTACTACAATGAGGGCAACCAGGGAAAATATGTTCCCCGTGCTGTGCTGGTCGATCTGGAGCCAGGCACCATGGACAGCGTGCGTGCCGGGCCTCACGGTCAGCTTTTCAAACCCGACAGTTTCGTCTTCG GTCAGAGCGGTGCTGGTAATAACTGGGCCAAGGGACACTACACAGAAGGTGCCGAACTTGTCGACTCTGTTCTCGATGTTATCCGCAAAGAAGCTGAGAAGTGCGATTGTCTGCAGGGCTTCCAGTTGACCCACTCCCTTGGTGGTGGCACTGGCTCCGGCATGGGTACCCTCCTTGTCTCAAAGATCCGTGAGGAGTTCCCTGACAGAATCATGAACACATTCTCTGTTGTCCCATCCCCCAAG GTATCAGACACTGTTGTCGAGCCCTACAATGCCACACTATCAATCCACCAGCTTGTAGAAAACACTGACGAAACTTACTGTATTGACAATGAAGCTCTCTACGACATCTGCTTCAGAACTCTTAAGCTCCAGAATCCCACCTATGGTGATCTCAACCATCTCGTTTCTCTCACAATGTCCGGTGTTACTACCTGCTTTAGATTCCCCGGCCAGCTGAACGCTGATCTCCGGAAATTGGCTGTGAACATGGTGCCCTTCCCACGACTCCACTTCTTTATGCCTGGGTTCGCGCCTCTCACAGCTCGCGGCTCCCAACAGTACCGTGCTCTCACAGTCCCAGAGCTCACACAACAGATGTTCGATGCTAAGAATATGATGGCTGCTTGTGACCCAAGGCACGGGCGTTACCTCACCGTTGCCGCAATCTTCCGTGGTCGTATGTCCATGAAGGAGGTTGATGAACAAATGTACAACATCCAGAACAagaattcttccttcttcgttgaATGGATCCCTAATAACGTAAAGACCGCCGTGTGTGACATCCCACCCAGAGGTATCAAGATGGCTTCCACCTTCATTGGGAACTCTACTGCCATCCAGGAGCTCTTCAAGCGTGTCAGCGAACAGTTCACCGCTATGTTCAGGAGAAAGGCTTTCTTGCATTGGTACACTGGTGAAGGCATGGACGAAATGGAGTTCACTGAAGCCGAATCCAACATGAATGATCTTGTCAGCGAATACCAGCAATACCAGGAGGCAACCGCTGACGACGAGGCAGAGTtcgaggaggagggtgaagttGAGGGAGAATACGCCTAA